In Blastopirellula sp. J2-11, a single genomic region encodes these proteins:
- a CDS encoding ABC transporter ATP-binding protein, translated as MTDTLVQIDHLKTYFHTEDGVVKAVDDVSLHFDAGTTMGIVGESGSGKSVTSLTIMQLLAKSAHIESGSISFLGRDLVKLPETEMRKIRGKDIGMIFQEPMTSLNPVFTVGAQVAEAILLHQKVTKAEAKQRTIELFDEVGIPDPEQRVNSYPHQMSGGQKQRVMIAMALSCNPKLLIADEPTTALDVTIQAQILDILRKLRDQRGMAVLFITHDLGVIADIADHVTVMYRGKIVEQGDVVSIFENPQHPYTKGLLACRPRLDTKYKLLPTVDDFMEVVTEGDETKIIEKFVDEKRLNELMTTGRGRLLHPQAELAAMGHPWEEGHHADDAKMVAEGEKPLLEVRGLHVHFPIRKGLFRGVAGHVKAVDGISFNVYRGQTLGLVGESGCGKTTTGRAIIQLIRPTSGEMLFDGIDLAKLNPAASILDSWPPIMLDRWSKSKQLRRLRRRFQIIFQDPYGSLNPRMTVQAAICEPMVIQGIGKAKERRDRAAALLEEVGLNASHLRRYPHEFSGGQRQRICIARALTVEPEFLICDESVSALDVSVQAQVLNLLKDLQLRRGLTYLFISHDLSVVKFMSDMIAVMNQGKIVEFGPADNIYANPQQEYTKRLISATPQDDLDHIRRRQAERKTALAARLSAV; from the coding sequence ATGACTGACACGCTTGTCCAAATCGATCATCTCAAGACCTATTTCCACACCGAAGATGGCGTGGTGAAAGCGGTCGATGACGTTTCGCTGCACTTTGACGCCGGCACGACGATGGGAATCGTCGGCGAATCGGGATCTGGCAAGAGCGTGACGTCGCTAACGATCATGCAGCTGCTCGCCAAGTCGGCCCATATCGAAAGCGGTTCGATCTCGTTTCTGGGACGCGATCTGGTGAAATTGCCAGAGACCGAGATGCGCAAGATCCGCGGCAAAGATATCGGCATGATTTTTCAAGAGCCGATGACGTCGCTCAACCCGGTCTTTACCGTCGGCGCGCAAGTGGCCGAAGCGATCTTGTTGCATCAGAAGGTGACCAAAGCCGAAGCCAAGCAGCGCACGATCGAACTGTTTGACGAGGTCGGCATTCCTGATCCAGAGCAACGCGTCAACTCGTATCCGCATCAGATGTCTGGCGGGCAAAAGCAACGCGTGATGATCGCGATGGCGCTCTCTTGCAATCCCAAACTGCTGATCGCCGACGAACCGACGACGGCGCTGGACGTAACGATCCAGGCGCAGATTCTCGACATCCTGCGCAAGTTGCGAGACCAGCGCGGCATGGCGGTTCTCTTTATCACGCATGATCTCGGCGTGATCGCCGATATCGCCGATCATGTGACGGTGATGTATCGCGGCAAGATTGTCGAACAGGGCGACGTCGTCTCGATCTTCGAAAACCCCCAGCATCCTTACACCAAGGGTTTGTTGGCTTGTCGGCCCCGGCTCGACACCAAATACAAGCTGTTGCCGACGGTCGATGACTTTATGGAGGTCGTTACCGAAGGGGACGAGACGAAGATCATCGAGAAGTTTGTCGATGAGAAACGCCTGAACGAATTGATGACGACCGGTCGTGGACGTTTGCTGCATCCGCAGGCCGAACTGGCCGCGATGGGGCATCCTTGGGAAGAGGGGCATCACGCCGATGACGCCAAGATGGTTGCGGAAGGTGAAAAGCCGCTGTTGGAAGTTCGCGGTTTGCATGTCCACTTCCCGATTCGTAAAGGACTTTTTCGCGGCGTCGCCGGTCATGTGAAAGCGGTCGACGGAATCAGCTTCAATGTCTACCGCGGGCAGACCCTTGGGTTGGTCGGCGAATCAGGTTGCGGGAAAACCACCACAGGGCGCGCAATCATTCAATTGATTCGACCCACGTCAGGCGAAATGTTGTTTGACGGGATCGATCTGGCGAAATTGAACCCCGCTGCTTCGATCCTCGATTCTTGGCCTCCGATCATGCTCGATCGCTGGTCGAAGTCGAAACAACTCCGTCGATTGCGCCGCCGTTTTCAGATCATCTTCCAAGATCCGTACGGAAGTTTGAATCCGCGGATGACGGTTCAAGCGGCGATCTGCGAGCCGATGGTCATTCAAGGGATCGGCAAAGCGAAAGAACGCCGCGATCGCGCGGCCGCGTTGTTAGAAGAGGTCGGGCTGAACGCTTCCCATTTGCGTCGCTACCCGCATGAATTTTCGGGCGGTCAGCGCCAGCGGATCTGCATCGCGCGAGCTTTGACGGTCGAGCCTGAGTTTTTGATTTGCGACGAGTCGGTTTCGGCCCTCGACGTCTCAGTTCAGGCCCAAGTGTTAAATCTTCTGAAAGATTTGCAGCTTCGCCGCGGTCTGACTTACCTGTTTATCAGCCATGACCTGAGCGTGGTGAAGTTCATGTCGGATATGATCGCCGTCATGAACCAGGGGAAGATCGTGGAGTTTGGCCCGGCAGACAACATTTACGCCAATCCGCAGCAGGAATATACCAAACGGCTAATCAGCGCCACGCCGCAGGATGACCTGGATCATATTCGCCGCCGCCAAGCGGAGCGGAAAACTGCCCTAGCGGCCCGCCTTTCAGCAGTTTAG
- a CDS encoding glycosyltransferase family 2 protein, which yields MGVSVVVPIYNELENIPLLYEQIHNVVAKLDRPYEIIFVDDGSNDGTLGRVQEIAASDQHVKVVEFRRNYGQTAAMHAGIQYASLDVVITMDGDLQNDPTDIPMMLAKIDEGYDLVHGWRKNRQDTFINRKLPSKIANWLISKVTKFPIHDLGCTLKAVRREIAQELELYGEMHRFIPILAHQRGARCVEVVTQHHPRRFGTTKYGIGRTTRVVLDLLTITYMLNFFSSPMKLFGRLGLGCLVLSMASALGVVGMKLAGGVDMTGNPLLLLCVLSTIMGGQFFSLGMIGEVNARIYYSDQRKQPYAVRSLTNFEHDYDPAVPLDRRAA from the coding sequence ATGGGCGTTTCGGTCGTCGTTCCGATTTACAACGAACTAGAAAATATCCCTCTGCTTTACGAACAGATTCATAACGTCGTCGCCAAATTGGATCGACCGTATGAAATCATCTTCGTCGACGATGGATCGAATGACGGCACTTTGGGTCGCGTTCAGGAGATCGCCGCGAGCGATCAACACGTCAAAGTGGTCGAGTTCCGCCGCAACTATGGCCAAACAGCCGCGATGCACGCCGGCATTCAATACGCTTCGCTCGACGTCGTCATCACCATGGATGGCGATCTGCAAAACGATCCGACCGATATTCCAATGATGTTGGCGAAGATTGACGAAGGTTACGACTTGGTGCATGGTTGGCGGAAGAATCGCCAAGACACGTTCATCAATCGCAAGCTGCCGTCGAAGATCGCCAATTGGCTGATCTCGAAAGTGACGAAATTTCCGATTCATGACCTGGGCTGCACGTTAAAAGCGGTCCGCCGCGAGATCGCTCAAGAGCTGGAACTCTACGGCGAGATGCATCGATTTATTCCGATCTTGGCCCATCAACGCGGCGCTCGTTGCGTGGAAGTCGTCACGCAGCATCATCCGCGACGCTTCGGAACCACTAAATATGGCATCGGACGTACGACTCGCGTCGTGCTGGATCTGTTGACCATCACCTACATGCTCAACTTCTTTTCGAGCCCGATGAAATTATTCGGCCGCTTGGGGCTGGGTTGCTTGGTGCTGTCGATGGCGTCTGCGCTCGGCGTAGTCGGCATGAAGTTGGCTGGCGGCGTCGATATGACCGGCAATCCGTTGCTTCTGCTCTGCGTGCTTTCGACGATTATGGGGGGGCAGTTTTTTAGCTTAGGCATGATCGGCGAAGTCAACGCGCGAATCTACTATTCGGATCAGCGAAAACAGCCTTATGCTGTACGGTCGCTGACCAATTTTGAGCATGACTATGATCCTGCGGTGCCGCTGGATCGACGCGCGGCTTAG
- the speA gene encoding biosynthetic arginine decarboxylase: MLTEAGNRWTVSDSRELYEVARWGKGFFSVKENGKLAVHPNRDPEVSVELESIVNRLEQRGLDLPILIRFSGILETRLKEIRDVFDVAIREYGYQNKYACVYPIKVNQQRQVVEEVLQYGRQHGFGLEAGSKPELLAVIALTDNETPIICNGFKDAEYIEIAMHALKLGRNIIPVVEKYSELELILEYSAKIGVRPQIGMRVKLASRGAGKWSASGGYRSKFGLTVTEVLKGLEELKSRGMEDCFKLLHYHQGSQVSNIRHVKSALVESARIYVDLVRRGAGLCYLDVGGGLGVDYDGSQTDFESSMNYTIEEYARDVVSHVQGICDAAGVAHPHLLSESGRAIVAFHSMLIFEVLGVAEQTTGDEIEPVPDDAPSPLRELYEAYQSVTQRTVLESFHDAQMALDVSLNMFSNGNLTLEQRSIAETVYWNLCAKIRTLTKTMSNVPEELQGLDRLLCDTYFGNFSLFQSMPDSWAIGQLFPVMPIHRLEEEPQRSAVIGDITCDSDGKIDSFIDLRNVKRSLPLHKLNGGQYILGAFLVGAYQEILGDLHNLFGDTNTVHVELGETGQPHFSHIIKGDTVTEVLRYVQFTDRELIDKMQQSVEEVTRSGVLDHKEAGAIMQYYEQGLRGYTYLEKSS; encoded by the coding sequence ATGCTCACAGAGGCAGGCAATCGATGGACCGTTTCCGACTCCCGTGAACTCTACGAAGTTGCGCGCTGGGGGAAGGGGTTCTTCTCGGTCAAAGAAAACGGCAAACTGGCCGTCCATCCCAATCGTGATCCCGAAGTCTCGGTCGAGCTCGAGTCGATCGTCAACCGATTGGAGCAGCGCGGGCTCGATCTGCCGATCCTGATCCGTTTTAGCGGAATTTTGGAAACGCGACTGAAAGAGATCCGCGACGTCTTTGATGTGGCGATTCGCGAATACGGCTATCAAAACAAATATGCCTGCGTTTACCCGATCAAAGTCAATCAGCAGCGCCAAGTGGTGGAAGAAGTTCTGCAATATGGACGCCAGCACGGATTTGGGCTGGAAGCCGGCAGCAAGCCCGAATTGTTGGCGGTCATTGCGCTGACCGACAACGAAACGCCGATCATCTGCAACGGCTTCAAAGACGCCGAGTACATCGAAATTGCGATGCACGCGTTGAAGTTGGGGCGAAACATCATTCCGGTAGTCGAGAAATATAGCGAATTAGAGCTAATTCTCGAATATTCGGCCAAGATCGGCGTTCGCCCGCAGATCGGGATGCGGGTGAAGCTCGCTTCGCGCGGCGCCGGCAAATGGTCCGCTTCCGGCGGTTATCGCAGCAAGTTCGGCCTGACGGTGACCGAAGTCCTGAAAGGACTGGAAGAGTTAAAGTCGCGCGGCATGGAAGATTGCTTCAAACTGCTTCACTATCACCAGGGGAGCCAGGTTAGCAACATTCGCCATGTGAAGTCGGCGCTGGTCGAATCGGCCCGCATTTATGTCGACCTGGTTCGCCGCGGCGCAGGACTTTGCTATCTCGACGTCGGCGGCGGATTGGGGGTCGACTATGACGGCTCGCAGACCGATTTTGAGTCGAGCATGAACTACACGATCGAAGAGTATGCGCGCGACGTCGTTTCGCATGTCCAGGGGATTTGCGACGCCGCCGGCGTGGCGCATCCGCATCTGCTGTCCGAAAGCGGCCGCGCGATCGTCGCGTTTCACAGCATGCTGATCTTTGAAGTGCTGGGCGTCGCCGAGCAGACGACCGGCGATGAGATCGAACCAGTGCCGGATGACGCTCCTTCGCCGCTCCGCGAATTGTATGAAGCGTATCAAAGCGTTACGCAGCGAACGGTGTTGGAAAGTTTCCACGACGCGCAAATGGCGCTCGACGTATCGTTGAACATGTTTAGTAACGGCAACTTGACGCTGGAGCAACGGAGCATCGCCGAGACGGTCTATTGGAATCTGTGCGCGAAGATTCGGACATTGACCAAGACCATGTCGAACGTGCCGGAAGAGTTGCAAGGGTTGGATCGCTTACTCTGCGACACCTACTTCGGTAACTTTTCGCTGTTCCAATCGATGCCTGACAGTTGGGCGATTGGCCAGTTGTTCCCCGTGATGCCGATTCACCGCTTGGAAGAAGAACCGCAGCGCAGCGCCGTGATCGGCGATATTACTTGCGATTCGGACGGCAAGATTGATTCGTTTATCGATCTGCGCAATGTGAAACGTTCGCTGCCGCTGCACAAGCTGAACGGCGGACAGTATATTCTGGGCGCTTTTCTGGTGGGCGCCTATCAAGAGATCCTGGGAGATCTGCACAACCTGTTCGGCGATACGAACACCGTGCATGTCGAGTTGGGCGAAACGGGACAGCCCCATTTTTCGCACATCATCAAAGGGGATACCGTCACCGAGGTGCTGCGGTATGTTCAGTTCACCGATCGAGAACTGATCGACAAAATGCAGCAGTCGGTCGAAGAAGTGACGCGATCCGGCGTATTGGATCATAAAGAAGCCGGCGCGATTATGCAGTACTACGAGCAAGGCCTGCGCGGGTACACCTATCTCGAAAAATCGTCGTAA
- the ilvE gene encoding branched-chain-amino-acid transaminase, with translation MSSQQIYINGKFFSKEEAVVSVFDHGLLYGDGVFEGMRVYEGKVFRMAQHLKRLYDSAKAIMLQIPIPIEGMRSAVLEAVEKNGLDNCYIRLVITRGAGTLGLGPERTSNPQVIIIVDKIALYPEEHYRNGLEIVTASTIRNHPGALSPQIKSLNYLNNIMAKVEASKAGCLEALMLNHKGEVSECTADNIFIVRNGVLMTPPTDAGILEGVTREAVLELAKEAGVPTEEKTLTRHDVYIADECFMTGTAAEVIAVVRIDGRPIGDARPGPITLKLQELFHKLARS, from the coding sequence ATGTCGTCGCAGCAAATTTATATCAACGGTAAGTTCTTTAGCAAAGAAGAAGCGGTCGTCAGCGTCTTCGACCACGGCTTGCTCTACGGCGATGGGGTTTTTGAAGGAATGCGGGTCTACGAGGGGAAAGTTTTTCGGATGGCGCAACATCTGAAACGCCTATACGACTCGGCCAAAGCGATCATGCTGCAAATCCCGATTCCGATCGAAGGGATGCGGAGCGCTGTGCTGGAAGCAGTGGAGAAAAACGGACTGGACAACTGCTATATCCGTCTGGTCATCACGCGCGGCGCCGGCACTTTGGGACTCGGTCCCGAGCGGACCTCGAATCCGCAAGTGATCATCATCGTCGACAAGATCGCGCTCTATCCAGAAGAACATTACCGCAACGGGCTAGAGATCGTCACCGCCAGCACGATTCGCAATCATCCCGGCGCGTTGAGCCCGCAGATCAAGTCGCTGAACTACCTGAACAACATCATGGCGAAGGTCGAAGCTTCGAAGGCGGGTTGCCTGGAAGCGTTGATGCTGAACCACAAGGGCGAAGTCTCGGAATGCACGGCCGATAACATCTTTATCGTCCGCAACGGCGTTCTGATGACCCCGCCGACCGACGCCGGCATCCTCGAAGGGGTGACCCGCGAAGCGGTGCTCGAGCTTGCAAAAGAGGCCGGCGTTCCAACTGAAGAAAAGACGCTGACCCGACACGATGTTTACATCGCCGACGAATGCTTCATGACCGGCACCGCCGCCGAAGTGATTGCCGTGGTTCGCATCGACGGACGCCCCATTGGTGACGCTCGGCCTGGTCCGATCACCCTCAAGCTGCAAGAGCTGTTCCATAAACTGGCCCGCTCGTAA
- a CDS encoding nucleotide sugar dehydrogenase, giving the protein MSKHASTQQLAAQLQQAILTKQAKVGVIGLGYVGLPLVQAFIGSEFSALGFDVDQRKVDALTRGESYIKHVDSKWIAAWVASGRFAATSDPQRLKEADILLICVPTPLTANRDPDLSYVESTAQMIAENLRPGQLVVLESTTYPGTTRDVVAPILAKSGLTPGVDFFLAYSPEREDPGNPNFTASAIPKVVGGYDPVSLQIADAFYAQAVVKTIPVSSCEVAEACKILENTYRAVNIALVNELKLLFDRLDIDVWEVIEAAKTKPFGFQAFYPGPGLGGHCIPIDPFYLSWLARANEMPTRFIELAGEINTSMPQYVVQKLCDALNLVRKPANGSKVLILGAAYKKNVDDPRESPSFKIMELLAERGAVLSYNDPFIPKLPAMRHYDLPDLTSVELTPENLASFDAVMIVTDHDEYDYQEIVTHSQLVIDTRNATKNVKHGREKIVRA; this is encoded by the coding sequence ATGAGCAAACACGCTAGCACCCAGCAATTAGCAGCCCAACTTCAACAGGCGATCCTCACCAAACAAGCCAAAGTGGGGGTCATCGGACTGGGCTATGTTGGACTGCCGCTCGTGCAGGCCTTTATCGGCAGCGAATTCTCGGCATTGGGATTTGACGTCGACCAACGCAAGGTCGACGCGCTGACGCGCGGCGAGAGCTACATCAAGCATGTTGATTCGAAGTGGATCGCCGCCTGGGTCGCCAGCGGGCGATTTGCCGCGACCAGCGATCCCCAGCGCTTGAAGGAAGCCGACATTCTGCTGATCTGCGTCCCAACGCCGCTGACCGCGAATCGTGATCCCGATCTCAGCTATGTCGAGTCGACGGCGCAGATGATCGCCGAGAATCTTCGTCCTGGGCAATTGGTCGTGTTGGAAAGCACCACCTATCCCGGCACGACGCGCGATGTCGTCGCGCCGATCCTGGCCAAGTCAGGATTAACGCCGGGTGTCGACTTCTTCTTGGCCTACAGCCCTGAGCGGGAAGATCCCGGCAATCCCAACTTCACCGCCAGCGCGATTCCCAAAGTGGTTGGCGGCTACGACCCGGTTAGTTTGCAAATCGCCGACGCTTTTTACGCTCAGGCGGTGGTCAAAACGATTCCCGTCAGTAGCTGCGAAGTCGCCGAGGCCTGCAAGATCCTTGAGAACACCTATCGCGCGGTGAACATCGCGCTGGTGAACGAACTGAAGCTGCTGTTCGATCGGCTCGACATTGACGTCTGGGAAGTGATCGAAGCTGCTAAGACCAAGCCGTTCGGCTTTCAGGCGTTCTACCCAGGGCCGGGACTCGGCGGACACTGCATTCCGATCGATCCCTTCTATCTCAGCTGGTTAGCCCGCGCGAATGAGATGCCGACCCGGTTTATTGAACTAGCCGGCGAGATCAACACGTCGATGCCGCAGTACGTCGTTCAGAAACTGTGCGACGCGCTCAACCTGGTTCGCAAACCGGCTAACGGCAGCAAAGTGCTGATCCTGGGCGCCGCGTACAAGAAAAATGTGGACGACCCGCGCGAGAGCCCGTCGTTCAAGATCATGGAACTGCTGGCCGAGCGGGGCGCCGTCCTCTCGTACAACGATCCCTTCATCCCAAAATTGCCGGCGATGCGGCACTACGACTTGCCCGATTTGACCAGCGTCGAGCTAACGCCAGAAAATCTGGCGTCGTTCGACGCGGTGATGATTGTCACCGATCACGATGAGTACGACTATCAAGAGATCGTCACCCACTCGCAGCTGGTGATCGACACCAGAAACGCAACCAAGAACGTGAAGCACGGACGAGAGAAGATCGTCCGTGCGTAA
- a CDS encoding ABC transporter permease codes for MLVYIIRRLLISVLTLVLITAFVYGLVRSMPGSPLTAMIAGGGDSSDKSISTQQYERMKEQFGLNKHWTLGYLDWLNGVRKGDLQNALTQPGTVAKLISDRMAATLLLSVTSLILAYLLSIPLGLYSTARNGTIPERSTSLILYMLYSFPVFVAALYLQILFHVNLEWLPLYGVTSSNYAEMSIFGKAWDLFLHCLLPVTCFTYTSLAYYTRFIKANMLEVVQQDYIRTAKAKGVGPFKILTVHAFRNSLIPFVTLIGLTLPSLFSGAIIIEKIFSWPGMGALFLEAISQRDYPLEMGLVLMFSVLTLLGQLLADVLYGVVDPRITYS; via the coding sequence ATGCTTGTTTATATCATTCGCCGATTGTTGATTAGCGTTTTGACGTTGGTCTTGATTACGGCTTTCGTCTACGGATTGGTTCGCTCGATGCCGGGCTCTCCTTTAACGGCGATGATCGCCGGCGGAGGGGACTCGTCAGACAAGTCGATCAGCACGCAGCAGTACGAGCGGATGAAGGAACAGTTCGGGCTCAACAAGCATTGGACGCTCGGTTATTTGGATTGGCTGAACGGCGTACGCAAGGGAGATTTGCAAAACGCGCTGACGCAGCCGGGAACGGTCGCCAAGTTGATCAGTGATCGGATGGCGGCGACCTTGCTGCTCTCGGTCACGTCCTTGATTTTGGCATATCTGCTGTCGATACCACTGGGGCTTTATTCGACCGCGAGAAACGGAACGATACCTGAACGCAGCACGAGTCTTATTCTCTACATGCTCTACTCGTTTCCGGTCTTCGTCGCGGCGCTCTATCTGCAGATCTTGTTTCACGTCAATTTGGAATGGTTGCCGTTATACGGAGTGACCAGTTCCAACTACGCCGAGATGTCGATCTTTGGAAAGGCTTGGGATCTTTTCTTGCATTGCCTGTTGCCGGTTACCTGCTTTACTTACACGTCGCTCGCTTACTACACCCGCTTCATCAAAGCGAACATGCTGGAAGTGGTGCAGCAAGATTACATTCGGACCGCCAAAGCGAAGGGAGTCGGCCCCTTCAAGATTTTGACGGTGCATGCTTTCCGTAACTCGCTGATCCCGTTTGTGACGTTGATCGGTCTGACGCTGCCCAGCTTGTTTAGCGGCGCGATCATCATCGAGAAGATCTTTAGCTGGCCGGGGATGGGCGCTCTTTTTCTCGAAGCGATCAGTCAACGCGACTACCCGCTGGAGATGGGGCTCGTCCTCATGTTTTCTGTCCTGACGTTATTGGGCCAGTTGCTCGCCGATGTGTTATACGGCGTGGTTGATCCGCGAATTACTTATTCTTAG
- a CDS encoding ABC transporter permease: MSSETAPPTPAKPRESLGFWRESWRNFRRRPQAMAALSFVVFLSLVALTAPMIVGTRPIICEYKGEIYFPATYYYYRILGLNTQAYKTEAVFTNDKFRGVYPGNLKKNDPDSWAIWPLVYQDPYRPIEADEWPGQPASPSGIQGAPNKYNLLGTNDDGVDVFAQMVHATQISLLVGFVSMGIAAFIGVIVGALSGFYGGWIDIILSRVIEVVMCLPTLILILAVRSILDDITIWHLMVLIGATGWTGIARLTRAEFMKIREIEYVSAARSLGAGQMRLMFVHILRNALAPILVPISFGIASAILTEGALSFLGFGAPPPNPSWGTLLSEGRTRIQTMWWLVVYPGMAIFSTVLAYNLIGEGVQEATDPRTRETS; the protein is encoded by the coding sequence ATGTCGAGCGAAACAGCTCCTCCCACACCCGCCAAGCCGCGCGAGTCGCTCGGTTTTTGGCGAGAATCCTGGCGAAATTTTCGCCGTCGTCCCCAAGCGATGGCGGCGTTGTCGTTCGTCGTGTTCCTCTCCCTGGTCGCTTTGACGGCGCCGATGATTGTCGGCACGCGTCCGATCATCTGCGAGTACAAGGGAGAGATCTATTTTCCGGCGACGTACTACTACTACCGCATTCTTGGCCTAAACACGCAAGCCTACAAAACCGAGGCCGTGTTCACCAACGACAAGTTTCGCGGCGTCTATCCCGGCAATCTGAAAAAGAACGATCCTGATAGCTGGGCGATTTGGCCCTTGGTCTATCAAGATCCGTATCGCCCGATCGAAGCCGATGAATGGCCAGGCCAACCGGCAAGCCCGTCCGGCATTCAGGGAGCTCCCAACAAGTACAACCTGTTGGGGACCAATGACGATGGGGTCGACGTCTTTGCGCAGATGGTCCACGCGACGCAGATCTCGCTGTTGGTCGGCTTCGTCTCGATGGGGATCGCTGCATTCATCGGCGTGATCGTCGGCGCGTTGTCCGGATTCTATGGCGGTTGGATCGATATCATTCTCAGTCGCGTCATCGAAGTGGTGATGTGCTTGCCGACGTTGATATTGATCCTCGCCGTTCGATCCATCTTGGATGACATTACGATCTGGCACTTGATGGTCTTGATTGGGGCTACTGGGTGGACCGGCATCGCACGACTCACACGCGCCGAATTCATGAAGATCCGCGAGATCGAATATGTCTCGGCGGCGCGATCGCTTGGCGCCGGCCAGATGCGATTGATGTTCGTGCATATCCTGCGAAACGCGCTGGCGCCGATTCTGGTGCCGATTTCGTTTGGCATCGCTTCCGCGATTTTGACCGAAGGAGCATTGAGCTTTCTGGGCTTTGGCGCTCCGCCGCCGAATCCCAGTTGGGGAACGCTGCTGAGTGAAGGTCGGACGAGGATCCAGACAATGTGGTGGCTGGTCGTTTATCCCGGCATGGCGATTTTCTCGACCGTGCTCGCCTACAACCTGATCGGCGAAGGCGTTCAAGAAGCGACCGACCCGCGGACGCGTGAGACGTCGTAG
- a CDS encoding NADPH:quinone reductase, with translation MKAAFFTEPGPPSVIQYGDMPTPSVGPRQALVKMTAVSVNPIDTYIRGGAAYWDLPQPYVIGADLAGVVEEVGAEVRDLKPGDRVWCTNQGFHGLQGTFAEYCAIDADWLYKLPDGAQDRCAAACALVGITAHLGLFKENANLQPGETIYIQGGSGGVGSMVVQMAKLAGARVIAAAGSEEKAAICRDLGADEVVLYKSENVGERIKELAPEGVNIFWETQREPNFDLIVDALAERGRIVLMAGRTARPEFPVGPFYVKQGRMYGFVMFKASAAEMRVCGEEISGWLAAGKLKSQIGAEFPLSEAAKAHALQEGNTLHGQQTLAGKIVLHP, from the coding sequence ATGAAAGCCGCTTTCTTTACTGAGCCCGGTCCTCCCTCCGTCATTCAATACGGCGACATGCCGACTCCTTCGGTGGGGCCGCGACAAGCGCTTGTCAAAATGACGGCCGTCTCGGTCAATCCGATCGATACCTACATCCGCGGCGGCGCCGCTTATTGGGATTTGCCCCAGCCGTATGTCATCGGCGCCGATCTGGCCGGCGTGGTCGAAGAAGTCGGCGCCGAGGTCCGCGATTTAAAACCAGGCGACCGCGTTTGGTGCACCAATCAAGGTTTTCACGGCCTGCAGGGTACATTCGCGGAATACTGCGCGATCGACGCCGATTGGCTCTACAAGTTGCCGGATGGAGCGCAGGATCGCTGCGCCGCCGCTTGCGCACTGGTGGGGATCACGGCGCATCTTGGCCTGTTCAAAGAGAACGCCAATCTTCAGCCGGGCGAAACGATCTATATCCAAGGGGGCTCTGGCGGCGTCGGCTCGATGGTGGTTCAAATGGCGAAGCTTGCCGGAGCCCGCGTCATCGCTGCGGCAGGCAGCGAAGAGAAAGCGGCGATCTGCCGCGATTTGGGCGCCGATGAAGTGGTGCTCTACAAGTCAGAAAATGTCGGCGAGCGGATCAAAGAATTGGCGCCCGAGGGAGTCAACATCTTTTGGGAAACGCAGCGCGAGCCGAACTTTGACCTGATTGTGGATGCGCTCGCCGAACGAGGCCGGATCGTGTTGATGGCAGGCCGGACCGCTCGTCCCGAGTTTCCGGTCGGTCCGTTCTACGTCAAGCAAGGTCGCATGTACGGGTTTGTGATGTTCAAAGCCTCTGCGGCCGAAATGCGCGTTTGCGGCGAAGAGATTAGCGGTTGGCTGGCCGCAGGCAAATTGAAAAGCCAGATCGGCGCCGAGTTCCCGCTCAGTGAAGCGGCGAAGGCTCACGCGTTGCAAGAAGGGAATACGCTGCATGGTCAGCAAACCCTGGCTGGCAAAATTGTGTTGCACCCGTGA